The Methanohalophilus portucalensis genome window below encodes:
- a CDS encoding Hsp20/alpha crystallin family protein, with product MKRGLIRRGNSPSVSRWDPFDEIKQTQDYLNDLFREYLPSVQWKGGETLAPLVDVQEKDDSVVVTTDLPGVDKKDVDIRVSEGMIEISATCKKEEEKEEEGYSQKERSYSSFSRAVSLPASVTEEGATAKLEEGVLTVTLPKAKEAEKPKIPIE from the coding sequence ATGAAAAGAGGATTAATACGCAGGGGAAATTCACCTTCAGTAAGTAGATGGGATCCATTCGATGAGATAAAACAGACACAGGATTACCTAAACGACCTTTTCAGGGAATACTTACCTTCGGTACAGTGGAAGGGTGGTGAAACTCTGGCTCCTCTTGTGGATGTCCAGGAGAAGGATGATTCCGTAGTAGTAACTACAGATCTTCCTGGAGTCGATAAGAAGGATGTGGACATTCGTGTATCCGAGGGCATGATTGAGATCAGTGCAACATGCAAAAAGGAAGAAGAGAAAGAGGAAGAAGGATACTCCCAGAAAGAGCGCAGTTATTCAAGTTTCTCCAGGGCTGTCTCTTTGCCAGCTTCGGTGACTGAGGAAGGTGCCACGGCCAAACTTGAGGAAGGGGTGCTGACGGTCACATTACCAAAAGCCAAAGAAGCTGAAAAACCGAAGATCCCAATCGAATAA
- a CDS encoding coenzyme F420-0:L-glutamate ligase, protein MRMEAFTVDEIPLVKPGDDIAAMICERAGLEDGDVLVIASTIIAKAENELFSLEDITPSARAIGIGKRDDKDPRLVQAVLDRCSECFVESPVMLVQSDRAHVCINAGVDDSNVENDLLADLPQDADASARSIGERVEEITGCRVAVVVTDTNGRAFRLGQTGVAIGLYHATPIYYWRGKKDLFGYEMQISEEAVADEVAAAANLLMGEGSGGNPVVVVRGIPLFTEEKTSARQLYRPDNMDLIKKALRIFKES, encoded by the coding sequence GTGAGGATGGAAGCCTTTACTGTTGATGAAATACCCCTGGTAAAACCCGGTGATGACATTGCGGCTATGATATGTGAGCGTGCCGGCCTGGAAGATGGCGATGTGCTGGTTATTGCTTCTACCATCATTGCAAAAGCCGAAAATGAACTGTTTTCCCTTGAAGATATTACGCCCTCTGCCCGTGCAATCGGGATTGGCAAAAGGGATGATAAAGACCCGCGGCTTGTACAGGCGGTACTGGACAGGTGTAGTGAGTGTTTTGTCGAATCACCTGTAATGCTTGTGCAATCCGACAGGGCACATGTATGCATCAATGCGGGAGTGGATGATTCCAATGTAGAGAATGATTTACTTGCCGATCTTCCTCAGGATGCGGATGCCAGTGCCAGAAGTATAGGTGAGAGAGTTGAAGAGATTACAGGTTGCAGGGTTGCTGTTGTGGTAACTGATACCAATGGCAGGGCTTTCAGACTGGGCCAGACAGGGGTTGCAATAGGGCTGTATCACGCTACACCCATTTATTACTGGAGAGGTAAAAAGGATCTTTTCGGCTATGAAATGCAGATCAGTGAAGAAGCGGTTGCCGATGAAGTGGCAGCTGCTGCAAACCTGCTGATGGGTGAGGGGAGTGGAGGTAATCCGGTGGTTGTTGTACGGGGCATACCCCTGTTTACCGAAGAAAAAACATCTGCCCGCCAGCTTTACCGGCCGGACAATATGGATCTCATTAAGAAGGCCTTACGCATCTTCAAGGAGTCTTGA
- a CDS encoding deoxycytidylate deaminase, with protein MPYRPSVDEYFLEIATVIAKRSTCLRNRVGAVIVRDKQILSTGYNGAPSNMEHCLDIGCIRQKNNIESGTRHEKCRAVHAEQNAIIQAALHGAGIEGATLYCTHQPCILCTKMIINSRIKRVVYLTSYPDTDALDFFNDAGVEIINLPVSRLLEDA; from the coding sequence ATGCCATATAGACCATCTGTTGACGAATATTTTCTTGAAATAGCTACCGTAATAGCCAAAAGATCCACATGCCTTCGCAACCGGGTAGGAGCGGTTATCGTGCGGGATAAACAAATCCTTTCCACCGGTTACAACGGCGCCCCTAGTAATATGGAACACTGCCTGGATATAGGATGCATCCGGCAAAAAAACAATATCGAATCAGGGACACGTCATGAGAAATGCCGGGCAGTGCATGCCGAACAGAATGCCATAATCCAGGCAGCACTACACGGAGCTGGAATCGAAGGGGCAACCCTCTACTGTACACACCAACCCTGCATCCTGTGTACCAAAATGATAATCAATTCCCGAATAAAAAGAGTGGTTTACCTGACATCATATCCGGATACTGATGCTCTGGATTTCTTTAATGATGCAGGAGTGGAGATAATAAACCTGCCTGTATCAAGACTCCTTGAAGATGCGTAA
- a CDS encoding protein translocase subunit SecF: MSLIIGKFDNFIKSHTDRQIVAIPIAIFVIALLIMGFTYSTSGTPVNLGMEFKGGTMISFQTDESTGELESNYMDYPLVDIRKTGDRAVLQFGPMERNVQMEVEKDILSAYSSVEIQQVGAIYGEDLQFQALQALFLSLLGMSVVIFLVFRNFIPSLAVVISSISDICIAAALMTLAGVELSLGTVAALLMIIGYSVDSDVLLTTRMFKRRGSANEKISLAMHTGLTMTSTTLAAVVAMYIVSTYSYVLIPSLSQMTLLSDISIVLIFGLLADIINTWLLNTGIIRWYSKRNPQVVKS, translated from the coding sequence ATGTCATTAATTATTGGTAAATTTGACAACTTTATAAAAAGCCATACTGACAGGCAAATTGTGGCAATACCAATTGCGATATTTGTGATTGCTTTACTCATTATGGGTTTTACTTATTCTACTTCGGGTACTCCTGTAAACCTGGGTATGGAATTTAAGGGTGGAACAATGATCTCCTTCCAGACCGATGAAAGTACCGGGGAACTGGAGTCAAATTATATGGACTATCCTCTTGTAGATATCCGCAAAACCGGTGATAGAGCAGTTCTTCAATTTGGACCTATGGAAAGAAATGTTCAAATGGAAGTTGAAAAAGACATTCTTTCTGCTTATTCCTCTGTAGAAATCCAGCAGGTAGGAGCTATCTATGGGGAAGATCTGCAGTTTCAGGCTCTTCAAGCTTTATTCCTTTCATTACTTGGCATGTCAGTAGTGATTTTTTTGGTCTTTCGCAATTTTATACCTTCTTTAGCAGTGGTTATATCTTCAATATCTGACATTTGTATAGCAGCTGCATTAATGACCCTTGCAGGAGTTGAACTTTCTCTGGGAACCGTGGCGGCACTTTTGATGATAATTGGTTATTCTGTGGATAGTGATGTTTTACTCACGACACGGATGTTTAAACGCCGTGGTTCTGCAAATGAAAAAATCTCTCTAGCCATGCATACTGGACTTACAATGACTTCCACAACTCTTGCTGCAGTTGTTGCAATGTATATAGTTTCGACTTATTCCTATGTATTGATTCCTTCATTATCGCAAATGACTCTCCTTTCTGACATTTCGATTGTGTTGATATTCGGTCTGCTTGCCGATATTATAAACACCTGGCTTCTAAACACAGGTATTATCAGATGGTATTCAAAGAGGAACCCACAGGTGGTGAAGTCATGA
- a CDS encoding preprotein translocase subunit SecD — protein sequence MSEEKPKGLLSDWRIRIFILAILLSLVAVQPWYSSDGGFDSNLNYGLDLEGGSWLQVSLQGAVIQADVDEGLTASAIIEKAIGSPVTVKKAVSDSDQSRLSIVLETKGEITQSYLNLLGFSDSSITQRGDTYEITIYTTKQQLISTYLSEEFGSEVVPYATPDGIEYEIRTKADQETVENLLEDVNGFLLTDEDGNKIYREGVRTETRDLTVDILSEKFNALGLRDIPVRTVGDDYILIDFAGVDLTTAKEIAQQPGKFEIRMQVEGNNTRHVLYGDSISSVGIPSQQDGQWYTPFTLSREGAVSLQQVAIETGAVNDPNSHWLYMYLDDEEVYGAPLSPSAASSLRTAPIASWQASTGVDEDSKKQAEQLQIHLRAGALPVNVELVGSGQVDASLGGQFKMQAIIAGLLSMLAVAAVVYRRYGKKQILVPMVATSVSEVLMILGFAAAVGWQLDLPSIAGIIAVIGTGIDHLVIITDEVLYEGKLPPTKVYLSRITRAFSIIFAAAATTIIAMSPLVVMGFGALKGFAITTIVGVLIGVLIARPVYGKVIKEVLQEKGEGQ from the coding sequence ATGAGTGAAGAAAAGCCAAAAGGTCTCTTAAGTGATTGGAGGATACGCATCTTTATCCTTGCCATTTTGCTCTCCCTTGTTGCAGTCCAGCCATGGTACTCATCAGATGGTGGATTTGACTCCAATCTAAATTACGGCCTTGATCTGGAAGGCGGCTCCTGGCTTCAGGTAAGTCTACAGGGAGCTGTGATTCAGGCAGATGTAGATGAAGGTCTGACAGCCAGTGCAATTATCGAAAAAGCTATAGGTTCTCCTGTAACAGTCAAAAAAGCAGTGTCAGATTCGGATCAATCCAGATTGTCCATAGTATTGGAAACAAAAGGGGAAATCACCCAATCATACCTGAATTTACTGGGATTTAGCGATTCGTCTATAACCCAGCGGGGTGACACCTATGAAATTACAATTTACACAACCAAACAGCAGTTAATATCCACCTATCTTTCTGAGGAATTTGGTTCTGAAGTGGTACCTTATGCGACTCCTGACGGAATTGAGTATGAAATAAGAACCAAAGCAGATCAGGAAACGGTTGAGAATTTGCTTGAAGATGTAAACGGTTTCCTGCTTACTGATGAAGACGGTAATAAAATCTACCGTGAGGGTGTGCGTACAGAGACAAGAGATCTTACGGTGGATATTCTCAGTGAAAAATTCAATGCCCTGGGTCTGAGAGACATACCTGTGCGTACCGTTGGTGATGATTACATACTGATCGATTTTGCAGGTGTGGATCTGACCACTGCTAAAGAAATTGCACAGCAGCCAGGTAAATTTGAAATAAGAATGCAGGTAGAGGGTAATAATACAAGGCATGTACTTTATGGTGATTCCATATCCAGTGTGGGTATTCCTTCTCAACAAGACGGTCAGTGGTATACTCCATTCACACTTAGCAGGGAAGGTGCAGTATCCCTGCAGCAGGTAGCGATAGAAACAGGCGCTGTGAATGATCCCAACTCTCATTGGCTTTATATGTATCTGGATGACGAAGAAGTGTATGGTGCGCCTCTAAGCCCATCAGCTGCTTCTTCTCTACGTACTGCTCCAATTGCTTCCTGGCAGGCATCCACCGGTGTTGATGAAGATAGCAAGAAACAGGCCGAACAGCTCCAGATACACCTGCGTGCAGGAGCCCTGCCGGTCAATGTGGAGCTCGTGGGTTCCGGACAGGTCGATGCATCGCTGGGAGGCCAGTTTAAGATGCAAGCGATTATTGCAGGTTTACTTTCAATGCTTGCAGTTGCCGCTGTGGTCTACAGGCGTTATGGTAAAAAACAGATTCTTGTGCCGATGGTGGCAACTTCTGTTAGTGAAGTGCTCATGATCCTTGGGTTTGCTGCAGCTGTAGGGTGGCAACTTGATCTTCCAAGCATTGCCGGTATAATAGCAGTGATAGGTACGGGTATCGATCACCTTGTGATAATTACTGACGAGGTGCTCTATGAGGGTAAATTACCTCCGACAAAGGTTTACCTTTCAAGGATTACCAGGGCTTTCAGCATAATCTTTGCAGCCGCTGCAACCACGATCATTGCAATGTCTCCCCTAGTTGTCATGGGCTTTGGGGCCCTGAAAGGTTTCGCCATAACTACCATTGTCGGTGTATTGATCGGTGTACTTATTGCCCGTCCGGTATACGGTAAGGTGATAAAGGAAGTGCTTCAGGAAAAAGGAGAGGGGCAATGA
- a CDS encoding AAA family ATPase, with translation MKDLWTLKYRPQDLGDFVGNEKAISIMQHLVSSGKLPHLVVHGPAGSGKASAVFALARGIYGDNFEHNFTYFNASDFFDQGKRYLVRDKRFVRILGTDDPKKIRSSVISIFKDLVNEYASMGSIDADYKIIFVDSAESLNESAQHALRRIMERYSRTCRFIFSTTQPSRLISPLRSRGLQLFFTYVSDEELVGFLGDVADNEGLAYDREALGGLARHCKGNVDCALRLLQSAALQHAGEKLSADIIFEVVMEDVPAGISSLQEAISAADFPQARKAIDKMLIEEGMSGVEIVRHLYRIVNDTGESPAILARILLKIADADLNVRSSANDRIHLERLVTEMANV, from the coding sequence ATGAAAGATCTCTGGACATTGAAATACAGGCCACAGGACCTGGGTGATTTTGTAGGCAATGAAAAGGCAATATCAATAATGCAACATCTGGTATCTTCCGGGAAATTGCCACACCTTGTAGTCCACGGTCCTGCAGGAAGTGGAAAGGCATCTGCTGTATTTGCCCTTGCAAGAGGCATTTATGGTGATAACTTTGAGCACAACTTCACCTATTTCAATGCTTCAGATTTTTTCGATCAGGGGAAACGTTATCTTGTAAGGGACAAACGTTTTGTGCGTATTCTGGGTACGGATGATCCCAAAAAGATCAGGTCAAGTGTAATTTCAATATTTAAGGACCTGGTAAATGAATATGCAAGTATGGGTTCAATTGATGCGGATTATAAGATAATCTTTGTCGATAGTGCGGAATCCCTCAATGAAAGTGCCCAGCATGCTTTGCGCCGGATCATGGAACGCTACAGTCGCACCTGCAGGTTCATCTTTTCCACAACCCAGCCCTCAAGACTGATCTCCCCTCTGCGCTCCCGTGGTCTGCAATTATTTTTCACCTACGTGTCGGATGAAGAACTTGTAGGTTTCCTTGGTGATGTTGCTGATAATGAGGGTCTTGCTTATGACCGGGAGGCTCTTGGAGGTCTTGCACGTCATTGTAAGGGTAATGTGGACTGTGCTCTGCGGCTTCTCCAGTCTGCAGCTCTTCAACATGCCGGCGAAAAACTGTCTGCAGATATAATCTTTGAGGTAGTAATGGAAGATGTACCTGCGGGTATTTCTTCCCTTCAGGAAGCTATCTCAGCTGCGGATTTTCCCCAGGCACGTAAAGCGATTGATAAAATGCTTATTGAAGAAGGTATGTCAGGGGTGGAAATTGTCAGGCATTTATATCGGATTGTGAATGATACCGGTGAATCTCCCGCAATCCTTGCCCGGATCCTGTTGAAGATTGCTGATGCTGACCTGAATGTCAGGAGTTCTGCTAACGACAGGATACATCTTGAACGACTGGTCACGGAGATGGCCAATGTCTGA
- a CDS encoding tRNA uridine(34) 5-carboxymethylaminomethyl modification radical SAM/GNAT enzyme Elp3: protein MSDEDDFAQACRKLVELVLDDSTLDKVQFNREKLNISRQYGLSTLPRNSDVIAAASDGEKEFVRSRLRRKPVRTISGVAVIAVMTSPAPCPHGVCVPCPGGPASAFESPQSYMGREPAAMRGIQYEYDPYRIVHARLKQLQEIGHEVDKAELIVMGGTFTSRNMDYQEWFTKRCLEAMNDFKGHQWRDSVHNVYGYIPIEDVQEASESSAVRNIGITYETRPDWTSPVEVDRLLDFGATKVEIGVQSVYDFVLSRMRRGHTVADTAEANRILRDSGLKVGFHMMPRLPGSDNERDLRGFKKLFNDSRFMPDFLKIYPTLVTEGTELEKMWRAGKYDPLYDEEAVELLADIKAILPKWVRLQRIQRDIPAQQILAGVKKSNIRQLAGQRLMQKGGKCNCIRCREVGHNILKERPPSIKDIEFMVQSYSSCGGQEHFLSFEDVSQDILIGFLRLRFPNKPHRPELDNSALVRELHVYGSMVVVGGSAKDHDWQHRGYGLRLISEAENMAKDAGFEKLSIISGIGVREYYRKLGYVLEGPYMTKYL, encoded by the coding sequence ATGTCTGATGAGGATGATTTTGCTCAAGCTTGCAGGAAACTTGTTGAGTTGGTTCTTGATGATTCCACATTGGATAAGGTGCAGTTCAACAGGGAAAAGCTGAACATTAGCAGGCAATATGGTCTGTCAACCTTGCCTCGTAATTCCGATGTGATAGCCGCTGCCTCTGATGGCGAAAAAGAATTTGTGCGCAGCCGGTTGCGGCGTAAACCTGTAAGAACGATATCTGGTGTTGCGGTTATTGCGGTTATGACATCTCCTGCACCCTGTCCTCACGGTGTCTGTGTGCCCTGCCCCGGCGGGCCTGCATCTGCTTTTGAGTCTCCTCAGAGTTATATGGGAAGGGAGCCTGCCGCCATGAGGGGCATACAGTATGAGTATGACCCCTACAGGATAGTGCACGCACGCCTGAAACAGTTGCAGGAAATCGGGCACGAAGTCGATAAGGCAGAACTTATCGTCATGGGGGGTACCTTTACCTCCCGTAATATGGATTACCAGGAATGGTTCACCAAACGTTGTCTTGAGGCGATGAATGATTTTAAGGGGCATCAATGGCGGGATAGTGTCCATAATGTTTACGGCTATATTCCTATCGAAGATGTACAGGAGGCCAGTGAAAGTTCTGCGGTTCGTAACATAGGCATAACATATGAGACACGTCCCGACTGGACATCTCCTGTGGAGGTAGACCGGCTTCTGGATTTTGGTGCTACAAAAGTGGAAATCGGAGTGCAAAGTGTATATGATTTTGTACTCTCAAGGATGCGTCGGGGACATACAGTTGCCGACACGGCTGAAGCTAACCGAATATTGCGCGATAGTGGCCTGAAAGTTGGATTCCATATGATGCCCCGGCTACCGGGTTCGGATAATGAGCGGGACCTGCGGGGATTCAAAAAACTGTTCAATGATTCGCGCTTCATGCCAGATTTCCTGAAGATCTATCCCACTCTTGTGACCGAAGGTACAGAGCTTGAAAAAATGTGGAGAGCAGGAAAGTACGATCCCCTCTATGATGAAGAAGCTGTGGAACTGCTTGCTGATATAAAAGCAATACTTCCCAAGTGGGTGCGGCTGCAACGTATCCAGCGTGATATACCTGCACAGCAGATATTGGCCGGTGTAAAAAAAAGTAATATTCGCCAGCTTGCAGGCCAGCGACTTATGCAAAAAGGTGGCAAATGCAATTGTATACGTTGCAGGGAAGTTGGTCATAATATCCTGAAAGAAAGACCACCTTCAATAAAAGATATTGAATTTATGGTGCAATCCTACTCTTCCTGTGGTGGGCAGGAACATTTCCTCTCTTTTGAAGATGTCAGTCAGGACATTTTGATTGGATTTTTAAGATTGAGGTTTCCGAACAAGCCACATCGGCCTGAACTTGATAATTCGGCTCTTGTACGGGAATTACATGTTTATGGTTCAATGGTTGTTGTGGGTGGGTCTGCAAAGGACCACGACTGGCAGCACAGGGGTTATGGTCTCAGGTTGATTTCTGAGGCTGAGAATATGGCAAAGGATGCCGGTTTTGAAAAACTCAGTATTATCAGCGGTATTGGTGTACGTGAATATTACCGGAAACTGGGTTATGTTCTGGAAGGCCCTTATATGACAAAATATCTTTAA
- a CDS encoding transcriptional regulator: protein MVSEVEMNNILVALNEINDKLDRLLFQQDSSSHVSQEDDLNELDVMTLLSLPDHLRTTATVLFEMGTATAAQISEKTSKERAVESNYLNQLVRMGHVHKYRNGRKVFFTVQLA from the coding sequence ATGGTTTCAGAAGTTGAAATGAACAATATTCTTGTAGCTTTGAATGAAATCAATGATAAGCTCGACAGGCTGTTATTCCAGCAGGATTCTTCGTCTCATGTTTCACAGGAAGATGATTTAAATGAGCTCGATGTAATGACCCTTCTTTCCCTGCCGGATCACTTGCGCACGACAGCTACCGTCTTATTTGAAATGGGAACTGCAACCGCTGCACAGATTTCAGAAAAAACATCAAAGGAAAGAGCAGTTGAAAGCAATTATCTCAATCAGCTTGTACGCATGGGTCATGTACACAAATACAGAAATGGCAGAAAAGTCTTTTTTACAGTCCAATTGGCGTAA
- a CDS encoding ParA family protein, with protein sequence MKDTFTIAVHSPRGGTGKTSVAINLACAYAKEGKDVCLLDMDLKSPSTFNGMFPPSGKWINDIFDYKKNIREVIVDGSKSIASESRFYVGYSNPEISAIREFSSKDRKWQSNALKALIQSKKDLQKEGFDVVIMDTSPGVDFTSANVVASSDYVLMVVKPNEYCLTNIKQAIDGIYAPLGKKCGIVENMCLNEQSLQMGEKYGVPVLTSIPCMCEVSAHGLSKIFTVEEPSHPFSSSIDRLKNSINY encoded by the coding sequence ATGAAAGATACGTTTACAATTGCAGTCCACTCTCCACGTGGGGGAACGGGAAAAACAAGTGTTGCCATCAATCTTGCGTGTGCTTATGCAAAAGAAGGTAAGGATGTATGTTTGCTTGACATGGACCTGAAATCTCCCAGCACATTTAATGGCATGTTCCCACCCTCGGGTAAGTGGATAAATGATATTTTTGATTACAAAAAAAACATACGGGAAGTAATAGTGGACGGTTCTAAAAGCATTGCTTCAGAATCTCGTTTCTATGTAGGTTACTCCAATCCCGAAATTTCCGCTATCAGGGAATTTTCTTCAAAGGACAGGAAATGGCAATCAAATGCACTCAAAGCATTGATTCAATCCAAAAAAGATCTTCAAAAGGAAGGTTTTGACGTTGTAATTATGGATACAAGTCCCGGGGTGGATTTCACATCGGCCAATGTTGTGGCAAGCAGTGATTACGTCCTGATGGTAGTAAAACCCAATGAATACTGTCTCACAAATATTAAGCAGGCAATTGATGGAATATATGCTCCTCTGGGCAAAAAATGTGGGATTGTGGAAAACATGTGTCTCAATGAACAATCATTGCAAATGGGTGAAAAATATGGAGTGCCTGTGCTTACTTCTATTCCATGCATGTGTGAGGTGTCCGCGCATGGCCTATCCAAAATATTTACTGTCGAAGAACCTTCCCATCCCTTTTCCAGTTCAATTGATAGGTTGAAAAATAGTATCAATTATTAA
- a CDS encoding bifunctional 5,6,7,8-tetrahydromethanopterin hydro-lyase/3-hexulose-6-phosphate synthase, with protein MMLIGEALIGEEPELAHIDLMIGDKEGPVGQAFATGMTQLSAGHTPLLSVIRPNLPTKPSTLIVPKVTVKNMDQASQIFGPAQAAVSKAVADAVEEGIVPKEEADDLVIVASVFIHPQALDYNRIYRYNYGATKLALKRAMENFPAVDTVLDEKDKGSHAVMGFKVSRLWDPPYLQVALDNPNLEAVLNVVRQLPKSDHLILEAGTPLIKRYGVDVITKLREVKPDAFIVADLKTLDTGNLEARMVADATADAIVVSALAPVPTLEKAISEAHKTGIYAVMDTLNHPDPMDVLEKLNELPDVVELHRAIDVEDTAYAWGSIEAIKELSPKILVAVAGGVRVHTIPDALKAGANILVVGRAITNSKDIRQSAEQFVEGLNKPEIDQFRVMTDF; from the coding sequence ATGATGTTAATTGGAGAAGCACTTATTGGCGAGGAACCCGAACTCGCACATATTGATCTTATGATCGGTGACAAGGAAGGACCTGTTGGGCAGGCCTTTGCTACCGGTATGACTCAGTTATCCGCAGGACATACTCCCCTGCTTTCTGTGATCAGGCCGAACCTACCCACAAAACCTTCCACACTCATCGTTCCCAAGGTAACGGTAAAGAATATGGACCAGGCATCCCAGATATTTGGTCCTGCACAGGCAGCGGTTTCAAAAGCGGTTGCAGATGCCGTGGAAGAAGGGATTGTACCCAAAGAAGAAGCAGACGATCTTGTGATCGTGGCCAGCGTATTCATACACCCTCAGGCTTTGGATTACAACCGCATCTACAGGTATAATTACGGTGCGACCAAACTTGCACTGAAAAGGGCAATGGAGAATTTCCCTGCCGTAGACACTGTACTGGATGAAAAGGACAAAGGTTCCCATGCAGTAATGGGATTCAAGGTTTCCAGACTATGGGACCCTCCATACCTGCAGGTGGCACTGGATAATCCAAACCTGGAAGCAGTGCTTAATGTTGTAAGGCAGCTGCCCAAGAGTGACCATCTCATCCTTGAAGCAGGCACTCCTCTGATAAAACGTTACGGTGTGGATGTAATCACCAAACTGCGTGAAGTCAAACCTGATGCTTTCATCGTGGCTGATCTGAAGACACTGGATACCGGTAATCTTGAGGCACGTATGGTGGCAGATGCCACAGCTGATGCAATTGTGGTTTCCGCCCTTGCACCGGTGCCAACTCTTGAAAAGGCAATCTCAGAGGCCCACAAGACAGGTATTTATGCTGTAATGGACACACTCAATCATCCTGATCCTATGGATGTACTGGAAAAACTCAATGAGCTTCCTGATGTTGTGGAACTTCACCGCGCCATAGATGTAGAGGATACTGCTTATGCCTGGGGTAGTATTGAGGCTATCAAGGAACTGTCCCCGAAGATCCTTGTGGCAGTTGCCGGTGGTGTGCGTGTGCATACGATCCCTGATGCTCTCAAGGCAGGAGCTAATATCCTTGTTGTTGGACGTGCAATTACCAATTCCAAGGATATACGCCAGTCTGCAGAACAGTTTGTCGAAGGTCTGAATAAACCCGAGATAGACCAGTTCAGGGTAATGACTGATTTCTGA
- the tpiA gene encoding triose-phosphate isomerase yields the protein MDSPLIVVNFKTYSQGTGEAAVKIAAACRDVAADAGVTIGVAPQLCDIYRVSSQVDVPVYAQHVDGVSPGSNTGHVMASCVQQAGAVGSLINHSERRLNLADIEASVRAAQAEGMNTIVCTNNIPTTAAAAALNPEYVAVEPPELIGTGVPVSQADPDVVRGSVEAVKRINPDVQVLCGAGISRGEDLTAAMDLGSVGVLLASGIVKAEDPRSALEDLVSQL from the coding sequence ATGGACTCGCCCCTGATAGTTGTGAACTTCAAAACCTATTCACAGGGTACAGGTGAGGCAGCAGTAAAAATTGCTGCTGCCTGCAGGGATGTAGCCGCAGATGCGGGAGTGACCATTGGGGTTGCTCCCCAGCTTTGTGACATCTACAGGGTTTCTTCTCAGGTGGATGTACCTGTCTATGCCCAGCATGTGGATGGTGTTTCCCCGGGTAGCAATACCGGCCATGTAATGGCCTCCTGTGTACAACAGGCAGGGGCGGTGGGATCTCTTATCAACCATTCCGAACGCAGGCTCAACCTGGCGGATATTGAAGCATCGGTGCGTGCAGCCCAGGCTGAAGGCATGAACACTATTGTGTGCACCAATAACATTCCCACAACAGCAGCAGCTGCAGCTTTGAATCCGGAGTATGTTGCAGTGGAACCTCCCGAACTCATTGGCACGGGTGTTCCGGTTTCTCAGGCTGATCCGGATGTAGTGAGGGGCTCGGTTGAGGCTGTAAAAAGAATTAATCCTGATGTTCAGGTTTTGTGTGGGGCAGGTATTTCCCGGGGAGAAGACCTCACCGCCGCAATGGATCTTGGTTCTGTAGGCGTTTTGCTTGCATCAGGTATAGTAAAGGCAGAAGATCCCAGGTCAGCCCTGGAAGATCTTGTCAGCCAGCTTTAA